ATATGATAAAACGTAGGCTGTCCTATAAAAAGGACACAACACCATAAGAGGTTACTCGTCTTTTCGATATTTTTTCGGTGTGTATTTTTTATTTTTGGCAATCAGATATGCTTCCTGAATAGCGTCAACCATTTCCCTCATATCTTCGTCAGCCATTTCTCCTCCGGCAAATAATCCGGTTACCTCTGCAAGAAGTTCTTTTGCCTGTTTTGCTCCTCTGCGTCCATAGTTATCTTCCACATTGGCAATGAATGCTTCGTCCTCAGATAAGAGGTAGTTGATATTCACGCCAAGAGCATCTGCAAGTTTGTTGAATAGACCACATTGGTGCCAGGCACTATAAACTTCCCTATAACCTTAAAGTAGTTGTACACCCAGAAGTAGAGAGTGATTATCTAAAACAGTATAATAATAAATCTTTGTATATTCCTGAAAATTTCAAAGTGGAAATTATACGAACCTGCAAAAAGGTATTCACGAAACAACAGAGTATCTGGAAGCATTTCTCAGAAATCTGCTTTTGAACGAGAAAAATGAGCTTCATAATCGAAATCTTCATATAAGTGGATTTTTGAACGAAGAAAAAGTGGATATTGAGAGTGCAAAAGTGGACATTCGAAACAGAAAAGTGGATATTGAAAGTGTACTTTCCGAAAAAGGTAGAGATTTCTCGGTAAAAACGACGATTCATATCCATAGACTTTTTGAAAAGTTTGGTTTCGATGAGGTGTTTGGAAGAAGTGCAGTTATGGAGCTTCTTGAGCTGAAAGCTTCAGGTGCCTCAAAACTTCTTTCCAATTTGGTAAAGGCAGATATTATTGAACCGGTATCCGGTCACGGAAAAGGAAAATATAAATTTAAGATGTAATTTATAAGATTTTGCTTAAAATTGTCGACACAGTGTGTAGACAATCTTCAGCAGCAGGACAGAGAAAATAAGAAAACAGAAATAACTTAAAAACTTTGCTTTTAATATTGACTGAGTTAAAAAGAAATAAATTGAGTTAAAATGTGCGGAGGTGTTAGCAAATTACGTTAGCTGATAAAGTGTATAGGCTCAAAAGGGAAAGTGACCTTTTGGGCCTTATTTTGTGTTATTTCTCAAAAAATGGGAATTATAAAGATTTAATTCTTTACTATGGATGTGTATTGTAAAAAATTATTTTGCTATACTGACAATATCAACAGAAAAGGTGGATATTCGAGAGGTGATCAGATGAATGCAGCACAGAGAATACGATTAATTCGGATAATAGAAAAGATTGAAAAAAATCCGGAATTCAGTAACAAGCTTGGAGTGAAAAATACATTTGATTTTATATCAGATAAACAGAAAAAAATGAATCATTCGCAACTGGATGAGTGTTAGAAGGAGAAAAAAGATGTTATCATTATTATTTACTATTTGTATGATTTGGTTTATTGGAAAATTTTTTATATTTGGCTTAAAAGCATCCTGGGGAATCATGAAATTACTTTGTACGGTTATTTTCTTTCCAGTGATATTAATTGGAATGGTGGTAGGCGGATTAATGTATATAGCTTTTCCGTTATTGATCATTGGTGGAATTATCGGACTTGTAACTTCACATTCATAAAGAGTCAGAGAGGTGTTTTTTATGGGATATGATATTGAAAAAGAAAAAAGAGAAGCAATTGAAGCTGGACGTAGAGCCTTAAATAGTCTTAGTACAGCAAAAGAAAATCTGAACAGTGCAAAAAACTGGGGTATGGTAGATATGTTTGGCGGAGGATTTTTCAGTACGATGCTAAAACATTCTAAAATGGATCACGCAAAGCAGAATATGGAACAGGCAAAGTATGATCTTCGTAATTTCAGCAGGGAATTAAATGATGTAAATATGGCATGTGATTTACATATCGATACAGGAGATTTCCTTTCATTTGCGGATTATTTTTTTGATGGATTTGTTGTGGACTGGATGGTCCAGGATCGAATCAATACTGCAAAAAGACAGGTGGAAGAGGCTATTCGAAGAACGGAAAGTATTGTTAGTCAATTACAGCGTATGTAAGGAGAAGGGCAATGAATCAGAAATGGTTCATTGCCCGTCGTGCGCTATGGATTATTTTAATTTTTCTTTTTCTGCATTTAGAAGTTCAAAATTGAGGCCCTGTTCACTGGCTGTCTTATCTATCCAAAGGTTCAAAGAGTCTATAGCTAAAGAAATTTCATCCAGTTTTTTGCTGATAAAAGCAAAATCCCTCATCTCATCGTCGCTGATCTTACCATCACGGGCTATTTGAATCAGCCGACCGGTAAGAGGGGTGATTTCATTTAGACCGGCAATGGTTTCCAGGATGATATTTGACAAATCAGTTACTTCTACCTCTGGAACATAGCGGTGACCTATTTCACATTTATGTGAGCAATAATAATTGCAGAGGTCTGGTCTCTTATAAGCATCAGCCATTTGAATGATATCGTAAGGTGTAGGTTCCTGCATTTCATATTCAAATTTTTCGATTTTAGAATCAGAAACAGCAGTCATTTTTTCGCTGGCTTCTGATCTGGTAAGACCGGCTTCTTCCCGGCAAATCTGATAAATTGTTTTATTTTCTCTTGTAGATTGTTTCCCCATGAGAATAACCTCCCCGTATATCGCCGAACATGAGGATTATCAGGTGTTAAGTCCACATGCTATGCGTGTATTTCCTCTATGGATTTTATTATACTTGAAGCATCAAGAAACAACAAGCGCATTGTTAAAAGCAATTGGCAATGAAAGGTTTTAACACGGGTGATGGTTACATGGGATTGGTAGATGGTAAATATATCTTGTTTGCCAGTGAATCCGATTACTATGAATAGTATCAAAATGATTCGTATATATTTTGCGGTAGCAGGGATGATGGGATTGCAATATGCCTGTCAGAATACATTTCTTGCATTAGGAAATGCGACAGTTTCAATTTTTCTTGCTTTATTAAGAAAGGTGATATTGCCGTTACCGCTTATTTTTATTTTGCCTCACGTCTTACCCTGACAGGTGAAAGCTGTTTTTTGGGCAGAACCGTTTGCGGATATGATTGCAGTAACAGTTACAGGAATTTTGTTTTTTAGGAAATATGGGAAAAGCCTATGTAAAAAAATGGCACTAATTAAGAAAATTTATTTAGTAGAAACGCAGCAGAAGCACTGATCAGTTAATCTGAGAGGTGCTTTTTTCGTAGACATACAGGGCAAAATGCCATCACCGAAGGTGATTTGGAATGCAGTTTGACTAAGTTACTGTGAACGGAGTGCACAGTAACTGAATACTTTCAAGTATAGGAGTAAGTAAAAGTAGATTGACAGATAATATAGAAAAGCGTATTATAACAATAAGAGGTGGGATTTCCCACACAAATGCTTGCGTAGGAGGTGTTGATAATGGAAGCAATGAAAGATTATGTTGCCCATCTGGATAACAAAAAAAGAATTACTCTCAGAGGAGCTGCTTATCAGTATTATAATGTCAAAGAATACGGAAATGGCTGCATTATTCTGGAACCTCGGGAACTGGCAGTGCCAGAGAGCATTTCAGCCAGAACTCTGGCAGATATGGATCGTGCAGTAAGTAACTTCAAGAGAGGCGATGTTTCCCCGGCTATTGACCTGTCAGATTTTTAAAAGGAATAAGAGATGAATTTTAATATACGAATGGGAATTCCTGAAATGCAGGAACTTTGGTTAGATCTGCAGGAGAAATATCGTTCCGGTAATATAAAAAAGAAGGAAGAACAGTTGTATAAAAAATGGGGAAAGGCTTTAAAGCTGTTGTCGGCTGATCCTGGTTATCCGAGTCTTCAAATCCATGAAATAGAGCCATTATCCAGACGTTATGGAATGAAAGTGTGGCAATCATATCTGGAAAATAAAACCAGTGGCGCAATGAGAATGTACTGGATTTATGGACCAGACCAGAAAGATATTACAATTATCGGACTGGAACCACATCCGGAAGATAAGAAAAATGGCGCATACGACCGAATTTCACTGTCGGATTTGTAGAATAAAACTGAATATGGAACAAAAACACGAGCAGTTAGTCTATGAAAAATAGGTTAGCTGCTTTTTTCGTGCAAAAAAAGGAGGTGGCGTGTATGGGATATGCACATAAAGATGTAAAGAAAACAAAGAAAATAGCAAAGAAATTTGTTCGCTACCAGGAAGGGGCAGAGCTTTACAGCATTGGACTGACGAAATTCCAGGAGTTGCCCATTTTTAAAACAAACAGAAATACAAACTTGAATTGAAAAAAATGGA
This Ruminococcus hominis DNA region includes the following protein-coding sequences:
- a CDS encoding helix-turn-helix domain-containing protein, which translates into the protein MGKQSTRENKTIYQICREEAGLTRSEASEKMTAVSDSKIEKFEYEMQEPTPYDIIQMADAYKRPDLCNYYCSHKCEIGHRYVPEVEVTDLSNIILETIAGLNEITPLTGRLIQIARDGKISDDEMRDFAFISKKLDEISLAIDSLNLWIDKTASEQGLNFELLNAEKEKLK
- a CDS encoding DUF6462 family protein, translating into MGYAHKDVKKTKKIAKKFVRYQEGAELYSIGLTKFQELPIFKTNRNTNLN